From the Oryza glaberrima chromosome 5, OglaRS2, whole genome shotgun sequence genome, one window contains:
- the LOC127773810 gene encoding probable pectinesterase 53 isoform X2 gives MAVSVSWSWAPRFLACVAVAVLLVTSGLGGAAAGGGGRRHGHTKGLRPGKAAAKPYYPVNATAVEAIERQFTRWVRSMVGRRHSTFQRALYRGLLPTRTLVVDKNPAAGNFTSIQAAVDSIPLINLARVVIKVNAGTYTEKVTISPLRAFVTIEGAGADKTVVQWGDTADTVGPLGRPFGTFASATFAVNAQFFVAKNITFKNTAPVPRPGALGKQGVALRISADNAAFLGCNFLGAQDTLYDHLGRHYYRDCYIEGSVDFIFGNALSLYEGCHVHAIARNYGALTAQNRMSILEDTGFSFVNCRVTGSGALYLGRAWGTFSRVVFAYTYMDNIIIPRGWYNWGDPTREMTVFYGQYKCTGPGSNYAGRVAWSRELTDQEAKPFISLSFIDGLEWVKL, from the exons ATGGCGGTGTCCGTGTCGTGGTCGTGGGCGCCGCGGTTCTTGGCCTGCGTCGCGGTGGCGGTGTTGCTTGTTACGTCGGGTTTGGGCGgtgcggctgccggcggcggcgggcgacgccATGGGCACACGAAGGGGTTGCGgccggggaaggcggcggcgaagccgtaCTATCCGGTGaatgcgacggcggtggaggcgatcGAGCGGCAGTTCACGCGGTGGGTGCGGTCCATGGTCGGGCGACGCCACAGCACGTTCCAGCGCGCGCTCTACCGCGGGCTGCTGCCCACGCGCACCCTCGTCGTCGACAAGAaccccgccgccggcaactTCACGTCCATCCAGGCCGCCGTCGACTCGATCCCGCTCATCAACCTCGCCCGCGTCGTCATCAAGGTCAATGCCGGCACATACAC TGAGAAGGTGACCATCTCGCCGCTCCGCGCGTTCGTGACCATcgagggcgccggcgcggaCAAGACGGTGGTGCAGTGGGGCGACACGGCCGACACGGTCGGCCCGCTCGGGCGCCCCTTCGGCACCTTCGCCTCCGCCACGTTCGCCGTCAACGCGCAGTTCTTCGTCGCCAAGAACATCACCTTCAAG AACACGGCGCCGGTGCCGAGGCCGGGGGCGCTGGGGAAGCAGGGTGTGGCGCTGCGGATATCGGCGGACAACGCGGCGTTCTTGGGGTGCAACTTCCTCGGCGCGCAGGACACGCTCTACGACCACCTCGGCCGCCACTACTACAGAGACTGCTACATCGAGGGCTCCGTCGACTTCATATTCGGCAACGCCCTCTCTCTCTACGAG GGATGTCACGTGCACGCGATCGCGCGGAACTACGGAGCCCTGACGGCGCAGAACCGGATGAGCATCCTGGAGGACACGGGTTTCTCGTTCGTCAACTGCCGCGTGACGGGCTCCGGCGCCCTCTACCTCGGCCGCGCCTGGGGCACCTTCTCCCGCGTCGTCTTCGCCTACACCTACATGGACAACATCATCATCCCCCGCGGCTGGTACAACTGGGGCGATCCCACCCGCGAGAT gACGGTGTTCTACGGGCAGTACAAGTGCACGGGGCCGGGTTCGAACTACGCCGGGAGGGTGGCGTGGTCGAGGGAGCTCACGGACCAGGAGGCCAAGCCGTTCATCTCCCTCAGCTTCATCGACGGGTTGGAGTGGGTCAAGTTGTAG
- the LOC127772943 gene encoding protein IQ-DOMAIN 19-like: MGRAMRWFKKVLTGKKEGGDRDRKEHSAAGGANGGVAPPPMERRRWSFAKPRSSVADGSRRPSVTAVVAGELSQVRPCSCGQQREVEAAVMIQKAFRGYLARRALRALKALVKIQALVRGYLVRKQAATTLQRLQALMRLQASSRAIKMASSRKSVEQERIVVQMQGGRVKTLTLPVVHRRRVSDGGDINFDRSPRIVEMDTCQLRCRSSRITSRYAADPPPDGTPGSVPLSSPHLYCYKPPPSRHLQAEEHEHDARAQPKTTHNTPRLAAALPAGYHGPASPAKGRVVSPRYMADTASSVARARCQSAPRQRHGAAGEPRPSLARAGSRKSRPDSAISLKSSEMSRHEDSEFSDDVTRDYYLDQLW, from the exons ATGGGCCGCGCGATGAGGTGGTTCAAGAAGGTTCTCACCGgcaagaaggaaggaggagacagGGATCGGAAGGAGCACAGCGCCGCCGGAGGCGCCAATGgtggcgtcgcgccgccgccgatggagaggaggaggtggagcttcGCGAAGCCGAGGAGCAGCGTCGCTGACGGCAGCCGCAGGCCCTcggtcaccgccgtcgtcgccggcgagctctcgCAGGTCCGGCCATGCAGCTGCGGCCAGCAacgggaggtggaggcggccgtCATGATCCAGAAGGCCTTCAGAGGATACCTG GCTAGGAGGGCATTGCGCGCTCTCAAGGCGCTTGTCAAGATACAAGCTCTGGTACGTGGCTACCTTGTGAGGAAGCAAGCAGCGACGACTCTGCAGAGGCTGCAAGCGCTCATGAGGCTCCAAGCCTCCTCTCGCGCCATCAAGATGGCCTCATCGCGGAAATCCGTCGAACAG GAGAGGATTGTCGTGCAAATGCAAGGAGGGCGGGTAAAGACATTGACGTTGCCGGTGGTGCACCGCCGTCGGGTGTCCGACGGTGGCGACATCAACTTCGACCGCAGCCCGAGGATCGTGGAGATGGACACGTGCCAGCTCCGGTGCCGGTCTTCCCGGATCACGAGCCGCTACGCCGCCGACCCGCCGCCGGACGGCACGCCGGGGTCGGTGCCGCTGTCCTCGCCGCACCTCTACTGCtacaagccgccgccgtcgcgccaccTCCAGGCCGAGGAGCACGAGCACGATGCGCGGGCGCAGCCGAAGACGACGCACAACACgccccggctcgccgccgcgctcccggCGGGGTACCACGgcccggcgtcgccggcgaaggGGCGCGTCGTGAGCCCGCGGTACATGGCGGACACGGCGTCGTCCGTGGCGCGTGCGCGGTGTCAGAGCGCGCCGAGGCAgcggcacggcgccgccggcgagccgagGCCTAGCCTGGCCCGCGCCGGGTCGAGGAAGTCGCGGCCGGACAGCGCCATCAGCTTGAAGAGCTCGGAGATGAGCCGCCACGAGGACTCGGAGTTCAGCGACGACGTCACTAGAGATTATTACCTCGATCAGCTCTGGTGA
- the LOC127773810 gene encoding probable pectinesterase 53 isoform X1, with protein sequence MAVSVSWSWAPRFLACVAVAVLLVTSGLGGAAAGGGGRRHGHTKGLRPGKAAAKPYYPVNATAVEAIERQFTRWVRSMVGRRHSTFQRALYRGLLPTRTLVVDKNPAAGNFTSIQAAVDSIPLINLARVVIKVNAGTYTEKVTISPLRAFVTIEGAGADKTVVQWGDTADTVGPLGRPFGTFASATFAVNAQFFVAKNITFKVSTTTTLQMRHHLCRGVAHSFRLSRGQNTAPVPRPGALGKQGVALRISADNAAFLGCNFLGAQDTLYDHLGRHYYRDCYIEGSVDFIFGNALSLYEGCHVHAIARNYGALTAQNRMSILEDTGFSFVNCRVTGSGALYLGRAWGTFSRVVFAYTYMDNIIIPRGWYNWGDPTREMTVFYGQYKCTGPGSNYAGRVAWSRELTDQEAKPFISLSFIDGLEWVKL encoded by the exons ATGGCGGTGTCCGTGTCGTGGTCGTGGGCGCCGCGGTTCTTGGCCTGCGTCGCGGTGGCGGTGTTGCTTGTTACGTCGGGTTTGGGCGgtgcggctgccggcggcggcgggcgacgccATGGGCACACGAAGGGGTTGCGgccggggaaggcggcggcgaagccgtaCTATCCGGTGaatgcgacggcggtggaggcgatcGAGCGGCAGTTCACGCGGTGGGTGCGGTCCATGGTCGGGCGACGCCACAGCACGTTCCAGCGCGCGCTCTACCGCGGGCTGCTGCCCACGCGCACCCTCGTCGTCGACAAGAaccccgccgccggcaactTCACGTCCATCCAGGCCGCCGTCGACTCGATCCCGCTCATCAACCTCGCCCGCGTCGTCATCAAGGTCAATGCCGGCACATACAC TGAGAAGGTGACCATCTCGCCGCTCCGCGCGTTCGTGACCATcgagggcgccggcgcggaCAAGACGGTGGTGCAGTGGGGCGACACGGCCGACACGGTCGGCCCGCTCGGGCGCCCCTTCGGCACCTTCGCCTCCGCCACGTTCGCCGTCAACGCGCAGTTCTTCGTCGCCAAGAACATCACCTTCAAGGTGAGCACCACTACTACACTACAAATGCGGCATCATTTGTGCCGTGGCGTGGCTCATTCGTTTCGTCTGTCGCGTGGGCAGAACACGGCGCCGGTGCCGAGGCCGGGGGCGCTGGGGAAGCAGGGTGTGGCGCTGCGGATATCGGCGGACAACGCGGCGTTCTTGGGGTGCAACTTCCTCGGCGCGCAGGACACGCTCTACGACCACCTCGGCCGCCACTACTACAGAGACTGCTACATCGAGGGCTCCGTCGACTTCATATTCGGCAACGCCCTCTCTCTCTACGAG GGATGTCACGTGCACGCGATCGCGCGGAACTACGGAGCCCTGACGGCGCAGAACCGGATGAGCATCCTGGAGGACACGGGTTTCTCGTTCGTCAACTGCCGCGTGACGGGCTCCGGCGCCCTCTACCTCGGCCGCGCCTGGGGCACCTTCTCCCGCGTCGTCTTCGCCTACACCTACATGGACAACATCATCATCCCCCGCGGCTGGTACAACTGGGGCGATCCCACCCGCGAGAT gACGGTGTTCTACGGGCAGTACAAGTGCACGGGGCCGGGTTCGAACTACGCCGGGAGGGTGGCGTGGTCGAGGGAGCTCACGGACCAGGAGGCCAAGCCGTTCATCTCCCTCAGCTTCATCGACGGGTTGGAGTGGGTCAAGTTGTAG